The nucleotide window GGCATAGATTGCCGAATTGGCTCCTTGAGGTTGCCGAAGTTGACGGTCTTGGCGACGCCGCTGCCCTCGGGAGTCGTTTGCGACGCGACCAGCGAGTACGACGAATCGGCCTGCTGCTTGTGGAGGTCCACCGAGAACCGGTTCACGTCGGCGGCGGTATACGCGCTCACCACGGCCTGCACGACGCGGCCATGGGTGAGCTCCGCCATCACGCCCATCACGACTTCTCCAGTGCCCTTCGTCACGACCCCGGCGTCGAGCGTTGCATTGAACTGCCCCGTCGCGCACCCGCCGAGCAGGGCGCCCACCAGGGTGAGGGCGAGAATCCGTGCCACTTTGTTAAACTCCTTTCCGACCTTCCGAGCTAAAGGTCGGGTGAGATAACGCACAATTGAGAGCGTGAACCCCGGGCCTCACGCAAGCTTGGCCCAAGGCCTGCCTGCCGGAAGATATCGTGAAGCCCCCGGACGGCGAGGAGTTTCGCGGACCGAGTAAGGCACTACCAGCGTTTGGGCCCTCCTGGTTTACAGAGCGATTATTTCCCTCGTGTAAAGACACCCTCACGGTAGGGTGTAACGTCCAGGCAAGACAGGCGAGAGATGTGTAAGGTGGTTCCATGAGCATTCTCGCCGAGATCGTCGCGCACAAACGCTCCGAGGCCGATCGCCTGCCGGCCCTGTCCGCCGTGGCCGCCCTCCCGGGACCGCCGCGCCGCAGCATGGAGGCGGCCCTGCGAGCCCGCTCCGCCGGCGGAGTCGCGGTGATCGCCGAGATCAAGCGCCGCTCGCCATCCCGGCCCCTGATCCGCGCCGACTTCGATCCGCCCGCCATGGCCCGCGCGTACGAACTGGGCGGCGCGGCCGCCCTGTCGGTCCTCACCGACGAGAGATACTTCGGCGGCAGCCTGGATGACCTCACGGCGGCGCGGGCCGCTTGCGCCTTGCCGGCGCTTCGCAAGGACTTCATCGTGGATCCGCGCCAGGTGGCGGAGGCCAGGCAAGCCGGCGCGGATGCGGTGCTCCTGATCGCGGCCTGCCTGTCCGACGCGGACCTGGCCGAGTTGCGCGCCGAGGCGGAGCGTCATGATCTCGAAGTGCTGCTGGAAGTACACGACGAGGCCGAAATGGATCGCGCCCTGGCCCTGGGGTTCCCGCTGATCGGGATCAACAACCGGGACCTCCGCTCATTCACGGTCGATCTCGCCACCACCGAACGCCTGGCGGCGCGTCTCGGCTCGTTGCCCGGATCCCGGCGCCCCCTGCTGGTTTCCGAGAGCGGGATCGCCTCGGGAGAGGATCTCCGGCGCGTGGCCGCCGCCGGCTGCCAGGCGGTTCTGGTGGGAGAAGGCCTGCTGCGCCAGGCCGATCTGGCCGAGGCCGTTCGAAAGCTGCTCGGCGACGGTAAGAGACATGACGGTGAGAGTTAAGATCTGCGGCCTCATGCACGCCGAGGACGTCTCGGCGGCCGTCGCGGCGGGAGCCGATGCCGTCGGGTTCGTCTGCGTGCCGGGCACTCCCCGCTACGTGCCTCCCGAGCGCATCGTGGACCTGGCGCGCCTGGTCCCGCCCTTCGTGACCCCGGTTGTCGTGGTGGACATGACCGATCCGCTCGATCAGGGCCGGGCCGAGGCCCTGCGCTTCGTCTGCAGCCGGGGCGTGCGCGCCGTCCAGTTCCACGGGCACGAGCCGCCCTGGGAGATCGGCAGGATGCGGGGACAATTCGGCTTCTCCGCGATCAAGGCCTTCAAGCTCCACGCCGAGCGCGATCTCGGGTTGCTGGCGCCGTATCTCGGCGCGGTGGACGCCGTGCTCCTGGACGGGGGTGCCGGCGAGGGCAAGCGCTGCGACTGGGACCTGGCCGCGCGGGCGGTCGCGGCCGCGGGCGGCTTGCCGGCGATCCTCGCGGGCGGCCTCGATCCGGAGAATGTGGCCGGCGCCATCCGCACGGTGAACCCGTGGGCGGTGGACGTGAGCTCGGGCGTGGAGCGCGCCGTGGGAGTGAAGGATCCCGGGCGCATGGCGGCGTTCATCGAAGCTTCACGCCGGGCCCGGGAATCCTCGCCAGCAAAGCCCTGACGGGGCTCCCGACAGCCGGGAGCCTGGCCTGGTGTGGCATTTACACTGGCTAGGGGCCTGGGTATAATCCTTCGGCACTCGCGGGACCTCCCGCTCACAAATAGGAACGCACCAGCAAATTGCGCGCGATCAACATCGAGCACGCAACGACGGGACAGGTCCTCGGCAAGAACATCTACACCGCCGACGGCCGCGTGCTGCTGCGTCAGGGCACGACGCTCTCGGAGCGCTACGTCAAGGCCCTCAAGGACCTCCATTTCACTCACATCTACATCCGGGACAACCGCATCCCGGAGGTGGAGGTCAACGACGTCATCCCGGAGAATCTGCGCCAGGAAGCCATCCAGATCATCCACAAGTCCTTCGGGGACGTGCAGCAGCAGCTAAACGCCAAGAACCCCATGGGCGACAAGGTGGGCTTCAACGTCGACAGCATCACCGATGTCACCAAGGGCATCGTCGAGAGCGTCCTGAGCAACAAGGAGCTGGTCATCCAGCTCGCCGACCTCAAGAGCCACGACAACTACACCTTCGCCCACTCGGTCAACTGCTGCGTCGTGGGCACCGTGCTCGGCGTCAAGCTGGGGCTGCCCGACTACAAGCTCAAGGACCTGGCCATCGGCCTGATGCTGCACGACATCGGCAAGACCACCATCTCCGCCGAGATCATGAACAAGCCCGGCAAGCTCACGCAGGACGAGTTCGAGAAGATGAAGGAGCACGCCCGGGCGGGCTTCGACATCCTGCGCGAGATCTGGAGCCTGTCGGCCCACGCCAAGATCGTCGTGCTCCAGCATCACGAGCGCTTCGACGGCACCGGCTATCCCAAGGGCCTCAAGGGCAACGACATCCACCTGTACGGCCAGATCGGCGCCATCGCCGACGTCTACGACGCGCTCACCTCCGACCGCACGTACCGCAAGCGCCTGCTGCCGCACGAGGCCATCGAGTTCCTGATGGGCAACGGCGATCGCTACTTCTCGCTGGAGCTGGTCACCACCTTCGTCAGCGCCATCGCGCCGTACCCGGTCGGGACGATGGTCAAGATCTCCACGGGCGAGACGGCCATCGTCACCGAGGTGGACATGGCGTTCGCCTCGCGGCCTACCATCCGTCTGGTGCAGGACGCCAAGGGCCAGGATCTGCCGCAGCCCTTGCCGACGATCGAGCTCAAGAAGGAGCGCTCGATCGCCATCACCAAAGTCATCGCTGACTGAACTACCTCGAAGTCGCCATCACGCTGCCCTCGGCCGAAGCCGACGAAGCCGCCACGCGACTCATCGCCGCCGGCTTCCCGGGACTGGTGCTCGGCGAATCCGGCCCGGAGGACGTACCCGGCGCGGAGGCCACCTTGAAGGTCTACGTATCGGACGTGGCCGCGGGCGAGCGCATGCCCGCCATCGCGGCCGCCCTCGCGGGCCTGGCCTACCGCCAGGCGCAACGCACCATTCGCGAGGAGGACTGGGCCGAGAGCTGGAAGCGCTTCTGGCACGCCCTGCGCATCGGCGAAAGGCTGGTCGTGCGGCCGTCCTGGGAGGAGTACGACCCGGCAGATCGGGAGGTCGTCATCGTGCTGGATCCCAAGCAGGCGTTCGGCACCGGCACCCATCCCACGACCCGGCTCGTGCTGGCGGCGATCGAGCACCTGGTGCGGCCCGGGGACGTCGTGTACGACGTCGGCGCCGGCAGCGGCATCCTGGCCGTCGCCGCCGTGCTGCTGGGAGCGGCGCGAGCCGAGGGCGTGGACACCGACCCGGTGGCGGTCGCGGCGTGCGAGGAGAACGCGGCGCTGAATCGCGTGGCGGATCGGTGCGCCTGGCGCGTGGGCAGCGCCGCGGAGTTATCGGGTGGCGCGGATCTGGTGGTGGCCAACATCCTGGCCGAGGTGATCGTGCAGCTCGCTCCCGACCTCGCGCGGCTTTGCGGCCGGGATCTCGTGGTCTCGGGCATCATCGCCCGCAAGGCCGGGGATACGCGGGTGGCGCTGGAGGCCGCGGGGTTGGGCTTCGTCTCGCAGGACCAGGAGGGAGACTGGGTCGCGCAGGTGTTCTCGCGACAAGGGTAGAATGGCGCATCGATGAGATGCCCCTATTGCCAGTCCGTCGACAGCCGCGTCCTCGAATCGCGGCTCCTGGAGGGCGAGACGACGCTCCGGCGGCGGCGCGAATGCGGCTCCTGCAAGAACCGCTTCACCACCTACGAACGGGTCGAGACGGCGCCCCTGGTCGTGGTCAAGCGCGACGGCACGCGCGAGCAGTTCGACGCCAACAAGATCGTCAAGGGATTGCTGCGCGCCACGGTGAAGTGCCCCGTCCCGCTCCGGGAAGTCGAGCAGATCGCGCACGACATCGAGGCCGCCATCGGCAAGCGCAACCAGCGCGAAGTGGCGGCCACCGAGATCGGCGAGATGGTGCTCGCCCGCCTGCGCGAGATCAACGAGGTGGCCTACGTGCGCTTCGCGTCGGTGTACCGGAGCTTCAGCAGCATCGAGGATTTCATGCGAGAGCTGGCCAAGCTCTCGCCCGATGAAAAATCGGCATCTTGACGACGCGGTTTTCCGCTGGACAACTCCCCCTTCCCTGCTTGTAAACTGAAGCGTTCCCCCTCAACCGAAGACGTTTGAGCCGCCGGGCGTGGTCATTTCGCCTGGCCGATGGCGTTTGCCCGCATTGCCCCTTCCCGCACTGTCCCGGAGGCCCACCCGGATGATCCAGGAAGTCCTGCCCACGTTCAAGATCAGCACGCTCGAGCAGATCCGCAAGCGTGACGGTCGCGTCGTGCCGTTCGACAACAACAAGATCCGCTTCGCGGTCACCAAGGCGGTCGAGGCGGTGCAGGCCAGCGACGACTTGCTCATCCGGGAGCTGTGCAACGAGGTCGTCACGCGCGTCGAGCAGGAGGCGCCCGTCGAGCCCGCCGTCCCCACCGTGGAGCTCGTCCAGGAGGTCATCGAGCGCGTCCTCCTCGAGTCCGGCCATACACGCACGGCCAAGGCATTCATCCTCTACCGCGCCAGGCGCAACCGCATCCGCGAGGCCAAGTCGGAGCTGCTCGATGCGGTCGCCGACATCCTGGGCAATGCCGGCATCGAGCGCCACCACGGGCCGGCCACGCCCAGCGCCAAGATGCTGCAGATCGGGGTC belongs to Candidatus Tanganyikabacteria bacterium and includes:
- the trpC gene encoding indole-3-glycerol phosphate synthase TrpC, which codes for MSILAEIVAHKRSEADRLPALSAVAALPGPPRRSMEAALRARSAGGVAVIAEIKRRSPSRPLIRADFDPPAMARAYELGGAAALSVLTDERYFGGSLDDLTAARAACALPALRKDFIVDPRQVAEARQAGADAVLLIAACLSDADLAELRAEAERHDLEVLLEVHDEAEMDRALALGFPLIGINNRDLRSFTVDLATTERLAARLGSLPGSRRPLLVSESGIASGEDLRRVAAAGCQAVLVGEGLLRQADLAEAVRKLLGDGKRHDGES
- a CDS encoding phosphoribosylanthranilate isomerase, whose amino-acid sequence is MTVRVKICGLMHAEDVSAAVAAGADAVGFVCVPGTPRYVPPERIVDLARLVPPFVTPVVVVDMTDPLDQGRAEALRFVCSRGVRAVQFHGHEPPWEIGRMRGQFGFSAIKAFKLHAERDLGLLAPYLGAVDAVLLDGGAGEGKRCDWDLAARAVAAAGGLPAILAGGLDPENVAGAIRTVNPWAVDVSSGVERAVGVKDPGRMAAFIEASRRARESSPAKP
- the nrdR gene encoding transcriptional repressor NrdR, with the translated sequence MRCPYCQSVDSRVLESRLLEGETTLRRRRECGSCKNRFTTYERVETAPLVVVKRDGTREQFDANKIVKGLLRATVKCPVPLREVEQIAHDIEAAIGKRNQREVAATEIGEMVLARLREINEVAYVRFASVYRSFSSIEDFMRELAKLSPDEKSAS
- the prmA gene encoding 50S ribosomal protein L11 methyltransferase — its product is MNYLEVAITLPSAEADEAATRLIAAGFPGLVLGESGPEDVPGAEATLKVYVSDVAAGERMPAIAAALAGLAYRQAQRTIREEDWAESWKRFWHALRIGERLVVRPSWEEYDPADREVVIVLDPKQAFGTGTHPTTRLVLAAIEHLVRPGDVVYDVGAGSGILAVAAVLLGAARAEGVDTDPVAVAACEENAALNRVADRCAWRVGSAAELSGGADLVVANILAEVIVQLAPDLARLCGRDLVVSGIIARKAGDTRVALEAAGLGFVSQDQEGDWVAQVFSRQG
- a CDS encoding HD-GYP domain-containing protein translates to MRAINIEHATTGQVLGKNIYTADGRVLLRQGTTLSERYVKALKDLHFTHIYIRDNRIPEVEVNDVIPENLRQEAIQIIHKSFGDVQQQLNAKNPMGDKVGFNVDSITDVTKGIVESVLSNKELVIQLADLKSHDNYTFAHSVNCCVVGTVLGVKLGLPDYKLKDLAIGLMLHDIGKTTISAEIMNKPGKLTQDEFEKMKEHARAGFDILREIWSLSAHAKIVVLQHHERFDGTGYPKGLKGNDIHLYGQIGAIADVYDALTSDRTYRKRLLPHEAIEFLMGNGDRYFSLELVTTFVSAIAPYPVGTMVKISTGETAIVTEVDMAFASRPTIRLVQDAKGQDLPQPLPTIELKKERSIAITKVIAD